Proteins encoded in a region of the Vicia villosa cultivar HV-30 ecotype Madison, WI linkage group LG5, Vvil1.0, whole genome shotgun sequence genome:
- the LOC131606446 gene encoding protein ENHANCED PSEUDOMONAS SUSCEPTIBILITY 1-like, with translation MGVVRVLSTDTIKAPKSSDRKIDLTPWDLQFLSILTNKKGLLYHHPPVANQIQQLKHSLSSVLEFFQPLAGRLKITEHKDNIISCSVICNNTGVLFIHAVVENTCVADILEPIYVPSIVNSFFPFIGVSNYEGTSQPLLGVQVTELVDGIFIGCTFNHVVVDGNSLWHFINSWAEISRNSCHHHISKLPILERWFPNDIQHPIQFPFTMDPSDDGSSSSPSEDERLNISERIFHFKKEKIFQLKSKINTHIDSTIKISSLQALLTHVWCSFVRSKQFDPQEEIHNRFAIGVGTRLLPPLPKGYFGNTVIGCMVTMKAGELLKENGLRNGAWEMNKLIASYSNEKIRNHYESWLKNPNIVRFNGILNNNFLVISSSPHFDVYGNDFGWGKPVAVRSSIKVNGLVTVFAGVEEGSIDLQLCLPYNILEAMGNDLQLMDLVSN, from the coding sequence ATGGGTGTTGTGAGAGTTCTCTCTACCGATACAATCAAGGCACCAAAATCCAGTGacagaaaaattgatttgactccATGGGATCTTCAATTTCTATCTATTTTAACCAACAAAAAAGGTCTTCTTTATCACCATCCACCCGTCGCAAACCAAATCCAACAACTAAAACACTCTCTATCCTCCGTTCTTGAATTTTTTCAACCTCTTGCAGGTCGTCTCAAAATAACGGAACACAAAGATAATATTATCTCGTGTTCCGTTATTTGCAACAACACAGGTGTTCTTTTTATTCATGCTGTTGTGGAAAATACTTGTGTTGCTGATATCTTAGAACCTATCTACGTTCCTTCAATTGTCAATTCATTTTTCCCTTTTATCGGAGTTAGTAATTATGAAGGTACATCACAACCATTGTTGGGTGTTCAAGTCACGGAGCTAGTTGATGGTATCTTCATTGGTTGCACATTTAACCATGTGGTTGTTGACGGAAATTCCTTATGGCATTTCATCAATTCATGGGCTGAAATTTCACGTAATTCTTGTCATCATCATATATCCAAACTCCCAATACTAGAACGTTGGTTTCCTAATGATATTCAACATCCAATTCAATTTCCTTTTACTATGGATCCATCTGATGACGGGTCCAGTTCTTCACCATCTGAAGATGAGAGACTCAATATATCAGAGAGAATATTTCACTTCAAAAAGGAGAAAATCTTTCAACTAAAATCAAAAATCAATACACATATTGACAGTACCATCAAAATATCCTCTCTACAAGCGCTTTTAACTCATGTTTGGTGCTCCTTTGTTCGTTCCAAACAATTTGACCCACAGGAAGAAATTCATAACAGGTTTGCAATAGGGGTTGGAACAAGATTACTTCCACCATTGCCAAAAGGTTATTTTGGAAACACAGTTATAGGTTGCATGGTTACCATGAAAGCTGGAGAGTTGTTGAAGGAAAATGGGCTTCGTAATGGTGCTTGGGAGATGAACAAGTTAATTGCTTCATACTCTAATGAAAAGATAAGGAATCATTACGAATCTTGGTTGAAGAATCCAAATATTGTAAGGTTTAACGGCATACTGAATAATAATTTCTTAGTCATAAGTAGTTCTCCACATTTTGAtgtgtatggtaatgattttggATGGGGAAAGCCAGTGGCAGTTCGGAGTTCAATTAAAGTAAATGGACTTGTTACTGTGTTTGCTGGAGTAGAAGAGGGTAGCATTGATCTTCAGCTATGCCTTCCTTACAATATTTTAGAGGCAATGGGAAATGACCTTCAGCTCATGGATCTTGTGTCCAATTGA